In one window of Meiothermus sp. DNA:
- a CDS encoding carboxypeptidase regulatory-like domain-containing protein: MKRLFWLLSMSLIPLLTACPGGGGGTTPTLTVSPTTATLTAGTGNQTFNATLSNATGTINWALSPNVGTLSATTGTSVTYTPPATVASSTAVQLTATSGTLTATANITVNPPATINVSGTVIGTYLQPVASVPVVITSGGASFSTTTNASGVFSVSGVTPPYDATVVFEKTALIYKGLTRTDPTLVFLGVNQNQGAFRKASLSGTVSGGAGFPQPANHVTKTAFGSPEALDSATANTATGAYDMGTVEWFGPTTTTGNIHALQWQFDGTGLPTDYKGYGERLNVALSDGGSFASQNVTMSGVSEATISGSVTLPAGYNLALKYMAVGFADRSLIEVLDDFGSSTNFTYTTPNITGATILMRITAQNAAGTSVITTRPGLAVNATGVSISLPAGSDLSLPPNAATNVNNSTTFSYTPFSGGYTL, from the coding sequence ATGAAACGTCTATTCTGGCTTCTGAGCATGAGTCTGATACCACTACTAACAGCGTGTCCCGGTGGAGGTGGAGGAACCACACCCACCCTCACGGTTTCCCCCACTACTGCAACACTAACTGCCGGGACGGGAAACCAAACGTTCAACGCAACCCTTAGCAATGCGACCGGCACCATTAACTGGGCGCTCAGTCCGAATGTGGGTACGCTCTCGGCAACCACAGGCACCTCCGTTACCTACACTCCCCCAGCTACAGTAGCTAGTTCTACCGCAGTTCAACTCACTGCGACCTCGGGCACACTAACGGCCACTGCTAACATCACCGTCAATCCGCCTGCAACTATCAATGTCTCTGGTACAGTAATTGGCACCTATCTGCAACCCGTTGCGAGTGTGCCGGTTGTCATTACCTCTGGCGGCGCTAGTTTCAGCACAACCACCAATGCAAGTGGTGTTTTCAGTGTAAGCGGGGTCACCCCCCCCTATGATGCAACCGTTGTTTTTGAGAAGACGGCGCTCATTTACAAGGGGTTGACCCGCACCGATCCAACCCTGGTATTTCTCGGGGTTAATCAAAATCAAGGTGCTTTCAGGAAGGCCTCCCTTAGCGGGACGGTCTCGGGTGGTGCGGGCTTCCCCCAACCGGCAAACCACGTCACCAAAACTGCCTTTGGATCACCCGAGGCGCTTGACAGTGCAACGGCCAACACCGCTACTGGCGCGTACGACATGGGTACGGTAGAATGGTTCGGCCCCACGACCACCACGGGAAATATACATGCGCTCCAGTGGCAGTTCGACGGAACCGGCCTTCCCACCGACTACAAGGGGTATGGGGAAAGGCTCAATGTGGCACTTTCTGATGGCGGATCATTTGCCAGTCAGAATGTAACTATGTCCGGGGTGAGTGAAGCCACTATCTCGGGGTCGGTCACTCTTCCGGCTGGATATAATCTCGCCCTCAAGTACATGGCTGTTGGCTTTGCAGACCGATCGCTCATAGAAGTACTTGATGATTTTGGTTCAAGCACCAACTTCACTTACACCACCCCCAACATTACTGGGGCCACCATACTAATGCGAATTACTGCTCAAAACGCAGCCGGAACTAGTGTTATCACTACCAGACCTGGCCTTGCGGTCAATGCAACCGGTGTTTCGATTTCCCTGCCCGCGGGTTCAGATCTCAGCTTGCCACCCAATGCCGCCACAAATGTAAATAACAGCACCACCTTTTCCTACACGCCCTTCTCGGGGGGGTACACCTTGTAG